One segment of Bradyrhizobium sp. CB2312 DNA contains the following:
- the katG gene encoding catalase/peroxidase HPI produces the protein MDDTSKCPFSGGKPTRVNRDWWPTQLSIEMLHKNSDRSDPMGEGFDYAKEFKTLDLNAVIKDLTALMTDSQEWWPADFGHYGGLMIRMAWHSAGTYRITDGRGGAGAGQQRFAPLNSWPDNANLDKARRLLWPIKQKYGRKLSWADLMVLAGNVALESMGFKTFGFAGGRADVWEPEELYWGPEGTWLGDERYSGERQLAEPLGAVQMGLIYVNPEGPNGKPDPVAAAKDIRETFARMAMNDEETVALIAGGHTFGKTHGAGDPSLVGPEPEAGALEDQGLGWKSKHASGRAGDAITSGLEVTWTSSPTKWSNNFFWNLFGYEWELTKSPGGAHQWTPKGGAGANTVPDAHDSSKRHAPGMLTTDLSLRFDPVYEKISRRFLENPDQFADAFARAWFKLTHRDMGPIQRYLGPLVPKEALIWQDRIPAVDHELANEQDIAALKTKILASGLSVSELVSTAWASASTFRGSDKRGGANGARIRLAPQKDWEVNQPAQLSKVLGKLEAIQKEFSTGAKKVSLADLIVLGGTAAVEKAAKDAGVEVKVGFTPGRMDASQEQTDAESFAPLEPRADGFRNYVGKKHQFLQQEEALVDRAQLLRLTGPELTVLVGGLRVLGANANGSKHGVLTAKAGTLSNDFFVNLLDMSAQWTPAADGTYEARDRKTNAVKWTGTRADLIFGAHSQLRAFAEVYATSDSKEKFVKDFAKAWTKVMNLDRYDIAA, from the coding sequence ATGGATGACACTTCGAAGTGCCCGTTTTCGGGCGGAAAACCCACGCGCGTGAACCGCGACTGGTGGCCGACCCAGCTCAGCATCGAGATGCTGCACAAGAATTCCGATCGGTCCGATCCGATGGGCGAGGGCTTCGACTATGCCAAGGAATTCAAGACGCTCGACCTGAATGCGGTCATCAAGGACCTGACCGCCCTGATGACGGATTCGCAGGAGTGGTGGCCCGCGGACTTCGGTCACTATGGCGGCCTCATGATCCGCATGGCTTGGCACAGCGCGGGTACCTACCGCATCACCGATGGCCGCGGCGGCGCCGGTGCCGGTCAGCAGCGCTTCGCGCCGCTGAACAGCTGGCCTGACAACGCCAACCTCGACAAGGCGCGCCGGCTGCTGTGGCCAATCAAGCAGAAATACGGCCGCAAGCTTTCCTGGGCCGATCTGATGGTGCTCGCCGGCAACGTCGCGCTGGAATCGATGGGCTTCAAGACGTTCGGTTTTGCGGGTGGCCGCGCCGACGTGTGGGAGCCGGAAGAGCTCTATTGGGGTCCGGAAGGCACCTGGCTCGGCGATGAGCGCTACAGCGGCGAACGCCAACTCGCCGAGCCGCTCGGCGCCGTGCAGATGGGCCTCATCTACGTCAACCCGGAAGGCCCGAACGGCAAGCCGGATCCGGTCGCGGCGGCCAAGGACATCCGCGAGACGTTCGCCCGCATGGCGATGAACGACGAGGAGACCGTCGCGCTGATCGCCGGTGGTCATACTTTCGGCAAGACCCATGGCGCGGGTGATCCGTCGCTGGTCGGTCCGGAGCCGGAAGCGGGCGCACTCGAGGATCAGGGCCTCGGCTGGAAGAGCAAGCACGCTTCGGGCCGCGCGGGCGATGCCATCACCAGCGGTCTCGAGGTGACGTGGACCTCGTCGCCGACGAAGTGGAGCAACAATTTCTTCTGGAATTTGTTCGGGTATGAGTGGGAACTGACCAAGAGTCCTGGTGGTGCACACCAATGGACGCCGAAGGGTGGTGCGGGCGCCAATACGGTACCGGATGCGCACGATTCGTCGAAGCGTCACGCTCCCGGAATGCTGACGACGGACCTCTCGCTGCGATTCGATCCAGTCTACGAGAAGATCTCGCGTCGCTTCTTAGAAAACCCCGATCAGTTCGCGGATGCCTTTGCCCGCGCCTGGTTCAAGCTGACCCATCGCGACATGGGTCCGATCCAGCGCTATCTCGGCCCGTTGGTGCCGAAGGAAGCGCTGATCTGGCAGGATCGGATTCCGGCAGTGGATCACGAGCTGGCCAACGAACAGGACATCGCCGCGCTGAAGACGAAGATCCTGGCTTCGGGCCTCTCGGTCTCCGAGCTGGTCTCGACCGCCTGGGCGTCGGCCTCGACGTTCCGCGGCTCGGACAAGCGCGGTGGCGCCAATGGTGCGCGCATCCGCCTTGCCCCGCAGAAGGATTGGGAGGTGAACCAGCCGGCCCAGCTTTCCAAGGTGCTCGGCAAGCTCGAAGCGATCCAGAAGGAGTTCAGCACCGGTGCGAAGAAGGTCTCGCTTGCGGACCTGATCGTGCTCGGCGGCACCGCCGCGGTCGAGAAGGCCGCCAAGGATGCCGGCGTCGAGGTGAAGGTCGGCTTCACGCCGGGCCGCATGGACGCCTCGCAGGAGCAGACCGACGCGGAGTCCTTCGCGCCGCTCGAGCCCCGGGCCGATGGCTTCCGCAACTATGTGGGCAAGAAGCATCAGTTCCTGCAGCAGGAAGAGGCGCTCGTCGATCGCGCGCAGCTTCTGAGGCTCACCGGCCCCGAGTTGACCGTGCTGGTCGGCGGCCTGCGTGTGCTCGGTGCCAATGCGAACGGTTCGAAGCACGGCGTCCTGACCGCCAAGGCAGGTACGCTCAGCAACGACTTCTTCGTCAATCTGCTCGACATGAGCGCGCAGTGGACGCCGGCGGCTGACGGCACCTACGAGGCACGCGACCGCAAGACCAATGCGGTGAAGTGGACCGGCACCCGCGCCGATCTCATCTTCGGCGCGCACTCGCAGCTCCGCGCCTTCGCCGAGGTCTATGCGACCTCGGACTCCAAGGAGAAGTTCGTCAAGGACTTCGCCAAGGCCTGGACCAAGGTGATGAACCTCGACCGGTACGACATCGCAGCGTGA
- the rbfA gene encoding 30S ribosome-binding factor RbfA, giving the protein MPRHHQKKSSAPGGSQRQLRVGEQVRHAMAEILAQGNVHDADLEGHIITVPEVRMSPDLKLATVYVMPLGGRDTEIVIAALERNKKFLRGEVARRVNLKFAPDIRFRVDERFDEAERIEKLLRTPAVQKDLEQDLDSDREEEQ; this is encoded by the coding sequence ATGCCGCGCCACCACCAGAAGAAGAGTTCCGCGCCCGGCGGCTCGCAGCGTCAGCTGCGCGTCGGCGAGCAGGTTCGCCATGCGATGGCCGAGATTCTGGCGCAAGGCAATGTGCATGATGCGGACCTCGAAGGTCACATCATCACCGTGCCGGAGGTACGGATGTCGCCAGACCTGAAGCTCGCGACAGTCTATGTGATGCCGCTCGGTGGCCGCGACACCGAGATCGTGATCGCTGCGCTCGAGCGCAACAAGAAATTCCTGCGCGGCGAAGTCGCGCGGCGCGTTAACCTGAAATTTGCACCTGACATTCGTTTCCGCGTCGACGAGCGCTTCGACGAAGCGGAACGGATCGAGAAGCTTTTGCGAACACCTGCGGTGCAGAAGGACCTTGAACAGGATCTGGATTCGGATCGGGAAGAAGAGCAATGA
- a CDS encoding hydrogen peroxide-inducible genes activator: MINLTLRQLRYFDALARHGHFGRAAEACSISQPALSMQIKELEEALGGLLLERSARQVALTRFGEELAQRVRDILRSVDELGDFARASRDRFAGRLRIGMIPTIAPYLLPKITKNLTRLHPELDIRVRETMTPRLIQELVEGRLDTAIVALPVSEPSLTEVALFDEKFLLVRPGSDEGTPVPSREMMREMRLLLLEEGHCFRDQALSFCNMQSAPPREMLDANSLSTLVQMVSAGIGVTLIPEMAVPVETRSASVSLARFRDPQPSRTIGMVWRKTSPLARQLLQISEVVCLSAGKARPKQAVRSQRA; the protein is encoded by the coding sequence ATGATCAATCTGACGCTGCGCCAGCTCCGCTATTTCGACGCGCTGGCGCGTCACGGTCATTTCGGCCGCGCGGCGGAGGCCTGCTCGATCTCGCAGCCGGCCTTATCTATGCAAATCAAGGAGTTGGAGGAAGCGCTCGGCGGCCTCTTGCTGGAGCGCAGCGCCCGGCAGGTGGCGCTGACCCGGTTCGGCGAGGAACTCGCCCAGCGCGTCCGCGACATTTTGCGCTCGGTCGACGAACTCGGCGATTTCGCCCGGGCGTCGCGGGACCGTTTTGCCGGCCGCCTGCGCATCGGCATGATCCCGACCATCGCGCCCTATCTGCTGCCCAAGATCACGAAAAATCTCACGCGCCTGCATCCGGAGCTCGACATTCGCGTGCGCGAGACGATGACGCCGCGGCTGATCCAGGAGCTGGTCGAGGGCCGGCTCGACACCGCCATCGTGGCGCTGCCGGTGTCGGAGCCCTCACTGACCGAGGTCGCCTTGTTCGACGAGAAATTCTTGCTGGTACGGCCGGGCTCCGATGAAGGCACCCCGGTGCCGTCACGCGAGATGATGCGGGAGATGCGGCTGCTGCTGCTCGAGGAGGGACACTGCTTCCGCGACCAGGCGCTGTCCTTCTGCAACATGCAATCGGCGCCACCGCGCGAGATGCTGGATGCGAATTCGCTGTCGACGCTGGTCCAGATGGTCAGCGCCGGCATCGGCGTCACACTCATTCCGGAGATGGCGGTGCCGGTGGAGACACGATCGGCCTCGGTCTCGCTGGCGCGCTTTCGCGACCCGCAGCCCTCGCGCACCATCGGCATGGTCTGGCGCAAGACCAGCCCGCTCGCGCGCCAGCTCCTGCAAATCTCCGAGGTGGTGTGCCTGTCGGCCGGCAAGGCGCGTCCGAAGCAAGCCGTGCGCAGCCAACGGGCCTGA
- the pnp gene encoding polyribonucleotide nucleotidyltransferase — MFNKHSVEIDWGGRPLKLETGKIARQADGAVIATYGETVVLATVVAAKAPREGVDFLPLTVDYQEKTYAAGRIPGGYFKREGRPTEKETLVSRLIDRPIRPLFVDGWRNETQVIVTVLSHDMENDPDIVAMVAASAALTLSGAPFKGPIGAARVGFANDEFVLNPTLDEMVDTQLDLVVAGTADAVLMVESEAKELNEDVMLGAVMFGHRHFQPVINAIIDLAEKAAKEPREVTVIDNSAIEKEMLGLIEQELRAAYAIPVKQDRYAAVGVAKEKVMAHYFPEGQEPKYDKLRVAGVFKELEAKIVRWNILDTGKRIDGRDAKTVRNIVAEVGVLPRAHGSALFTRGETQAMVVTTLGTGEDEQYIDALSGTYKETFLLHYNFPPYSVGETGRLGGAKRREIGHGKLAWRAIHPVLPPHHEFPYTTRVVSEITESNGSSSMASVCGASLALMDAGVPLKRPTAGIAMGLILEDKRFAVLSDILGDEDHLGDMDFKVAGTEQGITSLQMDIKIEGITEEIMRVALGQAKEGRIHILGEMAKALTAARAELGEYAPRIETFKIPTDKIREVIGTGGKVIREIVEKTGAKVNIEDDGTVKVASSDGEAMKAAIKWIKSIASEPEVGQIYDGTVVKVMEFGAFVNFFGSKDGLVHISQLAANRVQKTSDVVKEGDKVKVKLLGFDDRGKTRLSMKVVDQTTGEDLEAKDKAAEGEKAPREAAGE; from the coding sequence ATGTTCAATAAGCATTCAGTCGAGATCGACTGGGGCGGACGCCCTCTCAAGCTCGAAACCGGCAAGATCGCGCGCCAGGCCGACGGCGCCGTCATCGCCACCTATGGCGAGACCGTGGTGCTCGCCACCGTCGTCGCGGCGAAGGCGCCGCGCGAGGGCGTCGACTTCCTGCCGCTGACCGTCGACTACCAGGAGAAGACCTACGCCGCGGGCCGCATTCCCGGCGGCTATTTCAAGCGCGAGGGTCGTCCGACCGAGAAGGAGACGCTGGTCTCCCGCCTGATCGACCGTCCGATCCGCCCGCTGTTCGTCGACGGCTGGCGCAACGAGACCCAGGTGATCGTCACCGTGCTCTCGCACGACATGGAAAACGATCCCGATATCGTCGCGATGGTCGCGGCCTCCGCTGCGCTGACGCTGTCCGGCGCGCCCTTCAAGGGCCCGATCGGCGCCGCCCGCGTCGGTTTTGCCAATGACGAATTCGTCCTCAACCCGACGCTCGACGAGATGGTCGACACCCAGCTCGACCTCGTCGTCGCCGGCACCGCCGACGCCGTGCTGATGGTGGAATCGGAAGCCAAGGAGCTCAACGAAGACGTGATGCTCGGCGCCGTGATGTTCGGCCACCGCCACTTCCAGCCGGTCATCAACGCGATCATCGATCTCGCCGAGAAGGCCGCCAAGGAGCCGCGCGAAGTCACCGTGATCGACAATTCGGCGATCGAAAAGGAAATGCTCGGCCTGATCGAGCAGGAGCTGCGCGCCGCCTACGCCATCCCGGTGAAGCAGGACCGCTATGCCGCGGTCGGCGTCGCCAAGGAAAAGGTGATGGCCCACTACTTCCCGGAGGGGCAGGAGCCGAAATACGACAAGCTGCGCGTCGCCGGCGTGTTCAAGGAGCTCGAAGCCAAGATCGTCCGCTGGAACATCCTCGACACCGGCAAGCGCATCGACGGCCGCGACGCCAAGACCGTGCGCAACATCGTCGCCGAAGTCGGCGTGCTGCCGCGCGCCCACGGCTCGGCGCTGTTCACCCGCGGTGAGACCCAGGCGATGGTCGTGACCACGCTCGGCACCGGCGAGGACGAGCAGTACATCGACGCGCTGTCCGGGACGTACAAGGAAACGTTCCTGCTGCATTACAACTTCCCGCCCTACTCGGTCGGCGAGACCGGCCGCCTCGGCGGCGCCAAGCGCCGCGAGATCGGCCACGGCAAGCTGGCCTGGCGCGCGATCCACCCGGTGCTGCCGCCGCACCACGAGTTCCCCTACACCACGCGCGTGGTGTCGGAGATCACCGAGTCCAACGGCTCCTCGTCGATGGCTTCGGTCTGCGGCGCCTCGCTCGCGCTGATGGACGCCGGCGTGCCCTTGAAGCGGCCGACCGCGGGCATCGCGATGGGCCTGATCCTCGAGGACAAGCGCTTTGCAGTGCTCTCGGACATCCTCGGTGACGAGGACCATCTCGGCGACATGGACTTCAAGGTCGCCGGCACCGAGCAAGGCATCACCTCGCTCCAGATGGACATCAAGATCGAGGGCATCACCGAGGAGATCATGCGCGTCGCCCTTGGCCAGGCCAAGGAAGGCCGCATCCACATCCTCGGCGAGATGGCCAAGGCGCTGACCGCTGCGCGCGCCGAGCTCGGCGAATACGCGCCGCGCATCGAGACCTTCAAGATCCCGACCGACAAGATCCGCGAAGTGATCGGCACCGGCGGCAAGGTGATCCGCGAGATCGTCGAGAAGACCGGCGCCAAGGTCAACATCGAGGACGACGGCACCGTGAAGGTCGCCTCCTCTGACGGCGAGGCGATGAAGGCCGCGATCAAGTGGATCAAGTCGATCGCGTCCGAGCCGGAAGTCGGCCAGATCTATGACGGCACCGTCGTCAAGGTGATGGAGTTCGGCGCCTTCGTGAACTTCTTCGGCTCCAAGGACGGCCTCGTCCACATCAGCCAGCTCGCGGCCAATCGCGTGCAGAAGACCTCCGACGTCGTCAAGGAAGGCGACAAGGTCAAGGTCAAGCTGCTCGGCTTCGACGATCGCGGCAAGACCCGCCTGTCGATGAAGGTGGTCGACCAGACCACCGGCGAGGACCTCGAGGCCAAGGACAAGGCCGCCGAGGGCGAGAAGGCCCCGCGCGAAGCGGCCGGCGAGTAA
- the rpsO gene encoding 30S ribosomal protein S15, producing MSIAAERKAEVIKTNATKAGDTGSPEVQVAILSERINNLTNHFKTHVKDNHSRRGLLKLVSTRRSLLDYLKKKDEARYKALLEKHNIRR from the coding sequence ATGTCGATTGCCGCAGAACGCAAAGCGGAAGTCATCAAGACGAATGCCACCAAGGCCGGCGACACCGGCTCGCCCGAGGTTCAGGTCGCGATCCTGTCGGAACGCATCAACAACCTGACCAACCATTTCAAGACCCACGTGAAGGACAACCATTCGCGTCGCGGTCTCTTGAAGCTGGTCTCGACCCGCCGCTCGCTCCTCGACTACCTCAAGAAGAAGGACGAGGCGCGGTACAAGGCGCTGCTCGAGAAGCACAACATTCGTCGTTAA
- the fabB gene encoding beta-ketoacyl-ACP synthase I: MRRVVVTGMGIVSSIGNNTQEVLASLHEARSGISRAEKYAELGFRSQVAGAPTLDPSTVVDRRAMRFLGQGAAWNHVAMEQAIQDSGLSPEEVSNIRTGIIMGSGGPSARTIVESADITRTKGPKRVGPFAVPKAMSSTASATLATWFKIKGVNYSISSACATSNHCVGNAYETIQIGKQDVIFAGGCEELDWSLSVLFDAMGAMSSKYNDTPATASRPYDLNRDGFVIAGGAGVLVLEELEHAKARGARIYGEIVGYGATSDGYDMVAPSGEGAERCMRMAMSTVKTKVDYINPHATSTPAGDPPEIDALRRVFGAGERCPPISATKALTGHSLGATGVQEAIYSLLMMNNGFICESAHIQELDPVFADMPIVRKRIDNAKIGTVLSNSFGFGGTNATLVFSRLDV; this comes from the coding sequence ATGAGGCGGGTTGTGGTCACCGGGATGGGCATCGTCTCGTCCATCGGAAACAACACCCAGGAAGTGCTTGCGAGCCTTCACGAGGCGAGGTCGGGCATTTCGCGGGCTGAGAAATATGCCGAACTCGGCTTCAGGTCGCAGGTCGCGGGTGCGCCGACCCTCGATCCTTCGACGGTGGTCGACCGGCGTGCGATGCGTTTCCTCGGCCAGGGCGCGGCGTGGAATCACGTCGCGATGGAGCAGGCGATCCAGGACTCCGGCCTGTCGCCTGAGGAAGTCTCCAACATCCGCACCGGCATCATCATGGGCTCCGGCGGCCCCTCGGCGCGTACCATCGTCGAATCCGCCGACATCACCCGCACCAAGGGCCCGAAGCGCGTCGGTCCGTTCGCAGTGCCGAAGGCGATGTCGTCCACGGCGTCGGCAACGCTTGCGACCTGGTTCAAGATCAAGGGCGTGAACTATTCGATCTCCTCGGCCTGCGCGACGTCGAACCACTGCGTCGGCAACGCCTATGAGACGATCCAGATCGGCAAGCAGGACGTCATCTTCGCCGGCGGCTGCGAGGAGCTCGACTGGTCGCTGTCGGTGCTGTTCGACGCCATGGGCGCGATGTCCTCGAAATACAACGACACGCCCGCCACCGCCTCGCGCCCCTACGACCTCAACCGCGACGGTTTTGTCATTGCCGGCGGCGCGGGAGTCCTCGTCCTGGAAGAGCTCGAGCATGCCAAGGCGCGCGGCGCGCGCATTTACGGCGAGATCGTCGGCTATGGCGCAACGTCTGACGGCTACGACATGGTCGCGCCCTCAGGCGAAGGCGCCGAGCGCTGCATGCGCATGGCGATGTCGACGGTGAAGACCAAGGTCGACTACATCAATCCGCACGCGACCTCGACGCCAGCAGGCGACCCGCCGGAAATCGATGCGCTCCGCCGCGTGTTCGGCGCCGGTGAGAGGTGCCCGCCGATCTCGGCGACCAAGGCGCTGACCGGCCACTCGCTCGGCGCGACCGGCGTGCAGGAAGCGATCTACTCGCTGCTGATGATGAACAACGGCTTCATCTGCGAGAGTGCGCACATCCAGGAGCTCGATCCGGTGTTTGCCGACATGCCGATCGTGCGCAAGCGCATCGACAATGCCAAGATCGGCACCGTGCTGTCGAACTCGTTCGGTTTCGGCGGCACCAACGCCACGCTGGTGTTCAGCCGGCTGGATGTGTGA
- a CDS encoding GNAT family N-acetyltransferase, producing the protein MPDPIIRPARTDEYDEIGRVWMESWVSTGLAEASDFLLANLRARIRREIENGWSLYVADDNGTIAAMLALHLPKLYLDMLFVGPAYQGQSLGRKLLAFTRTQMPDEMYLRCVRENEKAWRWYEREGFVFEKEEVEPSNGFMMKYYRWKKGIPP; encoded by the coding sequence ATGCCTGATCCGATCATCCGCCCCGCCCGCACCGACGAATATGACGAGATCGGCCGCGTCTGGATGGAGAGCTGGGTCTCGACCGGTCTCGCCGAAGCCAGCGACTTCCTGCTGGCGAACCTGCGCGCCCGGATCCGGCGCGAGATCGAGAACGGCTGGAGCCTGTACGTCGCCGACGACAACGGCACCATCGCCGCGATGCTGGCGCTGCATCTGCCAAAGCTCTATCTCGACATGCTGTTCGTCGGACCTGCATATCAGGGACAGTCACTCGGGCGGAAGCTGCTCGCCTTTACGCGCACGCAAATGCCAGACGAAATGTACCTGCGTTGCGTTCGTGAGAACGAAAAGGCCTGGCGCTGGTATGAGCGCGAAGGTTTTGTGTTCGAGAAGGAAGAGGTCGAACCGTCGAACGGGTTCATGATGAAATACTATCGGTGGAAGAAGGGAATCCCGCCATGA
- the truB gene encoding tRNA pseudouridine(55) synthase TruB → MTMDPVHGTIGGNDADQRDVTKNNFADLGGNSQPHQEPRRVNNDPRARQQKGNQPRRDRRDVHGWVVLDKPIGMTSTQAVAVLKRLFNAKRAGHAGTLDPLASGGLPIALGEATKTVPFVMDGRKRYQFTVCWGEERDTDDIEGRVTATSDQRPTREAILALLPRFTGVIEQIPPRYSAIKVQGERAYDLARDGEVVELAPRPVEIHHLALVDQPDNDRAVFEAECGKGTYVRALARDMGRILGTFGHICALRRTLVGPFDENDMIPLDQLEALCDRAASGEGSLADALMPVETALDDIPALAVTRADAARLHRGQAVLLRGRDAPTCSGTVYVTVAGRLLALAEVGNGEIIPKRVFNLTGLTASPGRNERN, encoded by the coding sequence ATGACGATGGACCCCGTACACGGCACGATCGGCGGCAACGATGCCGATCAGCGCGACGTGACGAAAAATAATTTTGCGGATCTCGGCGGCAATTCCCAGCCGCATCAGGAGCCGCGCCGCGTCAACAACGACCCGCGCGCCAGGCAGCAGAAGGGCAACCAGCCGCGCCGCGACCGCCGCGACGTCCACGGCTGGGTGGTGCTCGACAAGCCGATCGGCATGACCTCGACGCAGGCCGTCGCGGTGCTCAAGCGCCTGTTCAACGCCAAGCGCGCCGGACACGCCGGCACGCTCGACCCGCTCGCTTCGGGCGGCCTGCCCATTGCTCTTGGAGAGGCCACCAAGACCGTTCCCTTCGTCATGGACGGCCGCAAGCGCTATCAGTTCACGGTGTGCTGGGGCGAGGAGCGCGATACCGACGACATCGAGGGCCGCGTCACCGCGACCTCCGACCAGCGCCCGACACGGGAGGCCATCCTGGCGCTGCTGCCCCGCTTCACCGGGGTGATCGAGCAGATCCCGCCGCGCTATTCCGCGATCAAGGTCCAGGGCGAGCGGGCCTATGACCTCGCCCGCGACGGCGAGGTCGTGGAACTGGCGCCCCGCCCGGTCGAAATTCACCATTTAGCTCTTGTAGATCAACCAGATAACGACCGGGCCGTGTTCGAGGCCGAATGCGGCAAGGGCACCTATGTCCGGGCGTTGGCCCGCGATATGGGCCGGATTCTCGGCACTTTCGGCCATATCTGCGCGCTGCGGCGGACCCTGGTCGGCCCATTTGACGAAAACGACATGATTCCGCTGGATCAGTTGGAGGCTTTGTGCGATAGAGCCGCGTCCGGCGAGGGCAGCCTCGCCGACGCGCTTATGCCCGTTGAGACCGCGCTGGACGACATCCCGGCACTGGCCGTCACTCGGGCTGATGCGGCAAGGCTCCATCGGGGCCAAGCCGTTTTGTTGCGCGGACGGGATGCGCCCACTTGTAGCGGCACAGTCTATGTCACGGTGGCAGGCCGTCTTTTGGCGCTTGCTGAAGTCGGCAATGGCGAAATCATCCCCAAGCGTGTGTTCAACCTGACCGGCCTGACTGCCAGCCCCGGTCGCAACGAGAGAAATTGA
- the fabI gene encoding enoyl-ACP reductase FabI, whose protein sequence is MEGLMKGKRGLIMGIANDHSIAWGMAKTLHAHGAELAFTFQGEALGKRVKPLAEQLGVDLVLPCDVEDIASVDATFAALREKWGKLDFVIHAIGFADKNELKGRYADTSRENFSRTMVISCFSFTEVAKRAAELMSEGGSMITLTFGASERAMPNYNVMGVAKAALEASVRYLASDFGPRGIRVNAISAGPIRTLAGSGIGEARAMFAFMQKHSPLRRGVTLDELGGSALYLLSDLSGGVTGEIHYVDSGYNIVLMPRPDDLKAE, encoded by the coding sequence ATGGAAGGTTTGATGAAAGGCAAGCGCGGTCTGATCATGGGCATCGCCAATGATCATTCGATCGCCTGGGGCATGGCGAAGACGCTGCATGCCCACGGCGCCGAGCTCGCCTTCACCTTCCAGGGCGAAGCCCTCGGCAAGCGCGTCAAGCCGCTGGCGGAGCAGCTTGGTGTCGACCTGGTGCTGCCCTGCGATGTCGAGGACATCGCCAGCGTCGATGCGACCTTCGCGGCACTCCGCGAAAAGTGGGGCAAGCTCGACTTCGTGATCCATGCGATCGGCTTTGCCGACAAGAACGAGCTGAAGGGCCGCTACGCCGACACCAGCCGCGAGAACTTTTCGCGCACCATGGTGATCTCCTGCTTCTCGTTCACGGAGGTGGCCAAGCGCGCGGCCGAGCTCATGTCCGAGGGCGGCAGCATGATCACGCTGACCTTCGGTGCCTCGGAGCGTGCGATGCCGAATTACAACGTCATGGGCGTGGCCAAGGCGGCGCTGGAAGCCTCGGTGCGTTACCTCGCCTCCGATTTCGGACCGCGCGGCATCCGCGTCAACGCGATCTCCGCCGGCCCCATCCGCACGCTCGCCGGCTCCGGCATTGGCGAGGCGCGCGCGATGTTTGCCTTCATGCAGAAGCATTCGCCGCTCCGCCGCGGCGTCACGCTCGACGAGCTCGGCGGTTCGGCGCTGTATCTGCTGTCGGATCTGTCGGGCGGCGTGACCGGCGAAATTCACTATGTCGATTCCGGCTACAACATCGTGTTGATGCCGAGGCCGGACGATCTGAAGGCGGAATAG
- a CDS encoding glutathione S-transferase family protein, translating into MIKLYWSPRSRSFTTLWLMEESSLPYERVLTDISTGAQKAPDYLKINPMGKVPALTDGDAALGEAAAICAYVADRYPETKLAPAVTDPRRARYLQWLFFSPGCIEPAIIQIFTKIEIPTSTAAWGSATQVFDVLEVALDKGPWILGEDFSAADVTVGSGLNFAVRLFKMVPSRPAFDAYLARCMARPAFQRAEKIAAG; encoded by the coding sequence ATGATCAAGCTCTATTGGTCGCCACGCTCGCGCTCGTTCACGACGCTTTGGCTGATGGAAGAGAGCAGCCTTCCCTATGAGCGCGTGCTGACCGACATCTCGACCGGCGCGCAGAAGGCGCCGGACTATCTGAAGATCAATCCGATGGGCAAGGTGCCGGCGCTGACCGACGGCGATGCCGCGCTCGGCGAAGCCGCGGCGATCTGCGCCTACGTCGCCGACCGCTATCCCGAGACCAAGCTCGCGCCCGCTGTGACCGATCCGCGCCGCGCGCGCTATCTGCAATGGCTGTTCTTCTCGCCGGGCTGCATCGAGCCCGCCATCATCCAGATCTTCACCAAGATCGAGATCCCGACCTCGACCGCGGCGTGGGGCAGCGCGACGCAGGTGTTCGACGTGCTGGAGGTCGCGCTCGACAAGGGCCCGTGGATTCTCGGCGAGGATTTTTCCGCCGCCGACGTCACGGTGGGCTCGGGCCTGAATTTTGCGGTGCGCCTGTTCAAGATGGTGCCGTCGCGGCCGGCGTTCGATGCCTATTTGGCCCGCTGCATGGCGCGGCCGGCATTCCAGCGCGCGGAGAAGATCGCGGCGGGTTGA